CTTCTATTGATTGGATACGGATGCATGACATGCTGAACTACAACAGCAATCACAattcacaagccttaatcccatgttgtggagttaattttttttattttaggccTCCACCATAAGGCCATTATATTCCACCAGGTATTGTTTGCTCTTCTCCTCCCTTTTTTGCTACAAACCTTCTCACTTCATCCACCTCATAGGTGCATCTACTGGTCTTCATCGTGACACACTAAACTGCATCCATGAAAAGAGTTGGAACCCATGGCACTTTAGCAGCTGTGATTACTGTGAATGTcttcattaaaaataacatcactCAAGCCTTTTTTTACCCAAGAAATGAATGTCTTGTGATCACTTGAGCAGCTGTGATTACTGTGAATGTCTTCATTAAAAAGAACCCAGTTAATTTTCTGATTAACAATGTCAGGAGATGTCAACAGAATTTTTTGCCCAAGAAATGAAAAATCTACAAAAATGAGCCTTCAAAAGCTAGCTTGCTTATTTAGCAAACAAAAAAAGTTAGCTTGCTTGACAAAACTATGCGCTCTACAAAAGTTTTTCTTacttgaagagagagagagagagagagtaaaactGAAGTTAGATCTTCGAAATTTTAGATAAGAGTTATGTGCTTGAGTCCTGTGAGATacttttataagttaaaaattaaGTGGGTCAAGTAATTTGAATAAGTCTAAGTTAGTTAATGTTAGAAGGTTGGCTTTATTTGAATCATTCAAGATGGCTTTAGATTTTGCAGGAGAGTTAGCTGCTAAATTCTAGATACGTGGGTTATTTCTATAGTAAAATTGctttataattaatgtaatcAGTGGATAAAGGTTGCAATTTTCTTCAAACACTTTAATGATTGGAGTTTTAAGGTTTCCCTAACAGAAAACTAGTTTTGGCTTCTCTTCTATAATCTCTCTGGTTTTTTGAAAGTTGGTTTCTCTTAGCCTTCCTTTTAACTATCAaaattgatcttaaaaataggaaagaaaaaggaaaaaactcCTCTTTCTTACTCTCCTCCTTCCTCCATACCACAAACTAGATCTGGTATGACCCCAAGTAACAGGGAATTCAGCTGCCTTAATTACGTTAAAGGATTATGTTTAGAAAGGgggaaaaagaaactaaaattcCATGTAGGTGCTCACTAACTATAAAGAACTAAAATTCCAACCAACACAGaagtttatcaaattaattaatttgcataCCTGTGAAAAGTTTATATGCTGTTGGTAAACTCCTCTTTTCTGTGACCCAAAATACATCTGATTTCTGCAAGCTATATAGCCCGGGATCTATTATAACAGGCTTGGCCCTATGGAATCTACATAAAATGAACTTATGTGAGCAAACAGACATCTCAAAGGAAAAAAGTCCTAACAGATTTCTGTAAACAATCCGTGAGTAAATTAGATAAGTGAAGTAGCTGAGTACATACTCCTTCCAACCAATGTCACTAGTATGCTCGATGAAATTAAGATCCCTTGGAATAGTTGACAAGGTATGGAGCATATCTGTCAAGAAAATCAGAAAATCACAAAACTGTAAATTTGCAGGTGTCAGTTTTAGATGCATCACTAAAAACTCCTGGGAACCACAGACACATAATAAAATGATCTTGAAGACAAACTCAGTTGAGGATTTAATATCCCATAATTTGTTTTATCTTCCCATAAGAAACAAGGTCCAATAAAAGGTGTAAGCCCTTCCCAATGGCTTATCTGGAAAACAAGAAAGTTCtaagaaagaaataaacaagaaTCCACAAACTAAATTAAGCAAATATGTTgatttataaaatcaaattagtttgCAGTAGTACACATAAtaggaataaaaataaataaataaagatactAGTCTTGTGTGATTAggagttttttttaaattttatctaaatgtATTTTAGTTTTATGAGGACTTTAAGTGGCATTTGGTCACTATATTAAGAATAGTTTTAAAAGAGTTTTATCAAGCCTATATATGGCTCACTAGTGCAAtctgaaaatatgtttttgattgattgattgaataaaattagTGATTCTTATCTGCTGAAatctctctcctcctcctcctcaattTTCAGCAATCTTTCTACTGTCTCACATCAACCAATTAATCTTATTGTTTTCATTTCTATAAACAGGCTAAACAAAATGTTTATCATCTGGAAACATAGAATGTTTTATCAGTCCCATGTGTAGAAGATCATGTGGCAATAATGGTACACCAATCATTTGAAAATATGAAGCTATGAACCTCTGCAATTGAACTGTGTTGAAGGCACTTATACCCATGTGAGTTCAAGCTAATTCAACAATGCATGAGAACAAGGTCTGGTTTGTAAAGACTGATCGAAGAAGACATAAACAAGAATTCACAAGCCAAATTAAGCAAACaatttatgttattaaatcAAATTAGTTAAGTTCTACAAGAAAGGCTAATGAAAGGTTTAGTCCACCAATGCAAACCCTTCCTTCCCAaaccaaaatttagaaataaaaacaataaaaagtacAGTTAGTCTTTAGTGACAATCAAAAATCATTAAGCTGTAGGgacaaaatatatgaaaaaattggTGGTAGGGGATAACCTGGGCTATGATACCAATTCTGTTAAGACAGTCTACCAaccaaaatcaaagataaaatcTACTGAAAATTAAGACAACTAAACTAGCTATATAAATCTAATCATCTAAGGTAACAACAATTTTAAAGATAAATCCTAATTTAATTTGGATAATCATCAACATAAGCCTCCCCAGATTCTCTTCTGGAAAACCAGAAGTCTTCAAACAAGAATCTAGTGAGTAGTGACTAAATCAAAGAAATGAATACATATTCCACAAATCTAAATCACAATCCAAATTAACCCTTTACTTagcaaaacaaaaatcacaatCAAATGAAGCCCTGGGCTTACTGGCCAATACTAAGACTAGACAACTACAAGAtagatacaacaaaaatgaagatTCAAAGTAAAACAGACATACCATCTTGTGTAACCAAGGGATAATCAGAAGCACTCAAGTTGATGAACCAATCCCACTCCCCACCCTCCTTCAACAAAATGGCTGCGGCATGTAGGGTATTACTGACCATAGTAGGCCCCCTATAGGTCACCAAATTGGATCTCAACACCACCCTCACATTCCCAACTCTCTCAAACAAAGCCTCATCCCTCACAAACTTCACCAGCTCCAATCTCTCCTCAGCCGAGGCCTCAAGGTCCAAATGCACCACATACTGGTTCAGGGGATGGTACAAAGCCCTCAATGTCCTCTTCAAGCTCTCACAATCCCCTTTGGACCCAGATATCAAATAGGCCAGCCTTGGGATTGGATTGACCAGACTTGGAGAAACGTGGAGCTTTGATTCTACAAAAAGGGGAGGCTTTGGGGTCTCGTTAGGCAATTGGCGAAATGGGTAGGCCGAGGCGAAGAGAGAGAGGATGATGAGGATTATAGATATGAGGAGAGAGAAGACCAGTGGCAGAAACCAGTTCCTCTTCTTCTGTGCCTTGTGGTTGGCACCCTCCATTTTCCTGGTGCCAAGACAATCCGAGGCAAACCCAGAAAATGCccagaaaaagaaagagggTTCAACAGTGATTGGTGGCGCTACCGCTGTTCAAGGAATCTGAATGTTTCACAGATCATCTGCCCGTGATTATTATGGCGTTTAAATGGTGGGGCTCTGGTGGGGTGGTGGAGCAATAAAAGGACCTCCTCCAATGGCTGGTTATGTGTTACTTTCCCCTTTTTCTACAGTATCTGACCCGCTTGGACTCGCATACAAGAATGTGGGAGGACTTTTCTAAAAAATCAACGAGatggtttctttctttctttctttctttcttttttttctttttcccgcAGATTTCCCCCATTTTCTTTCACTTTCCGGGAAAGAAAAATGTTTCAGGGGTTGGCTGGCTTGTTGGGATATGAATAACACTAACATAATATTGATTAGTATTGTATGAATCTTATGATAAGATTTATTGTTTCTGTTGGATCTTATCATCATATATTTAGATTTGAtataggaaataaataaaaaaaacagaaacatgggaagttttttcccttttcctgTTCATTGTATCactaatatcatatatatgtacatatatatatatatatatattaatttttacataaaaaatgaagaaatgtggaactccaaatatcactaaatcaattaataaaacaaGCCCCCAAATGGGACTGTCTAAAGAAGGGAATTTGTTGAGAGttattaatgaatttaaatgctatttctgacttttcttttctcattcaaccaccaaatgaattgaaattcatatatatattatttttgagatCTACCCCTCCAGATATATGTTTTACACTTTCAGATCACTGGCTAATACCACATTTTAAATCCTAAACCAAATATATTATCCCTTCTAGGAAAAATTCTAAAAGTCTTTGCCATATTAGTTGGAGTCTAAAGGaaacaaataaatgaaaagaaacCGACCACTGTCAATTCAATTATAATTGTCAAACGtcaatcaataaatttttatttaattatttttctctagtATATGAAGAATTCATCAATacgaattttagaattttatatgGACATTTACTTGTCTCAATTCCAGGAGCTTATCTAAAGCTTTTTAGAATGCTGAAATGGTTACTTGATTATGGTGTATAAGTTGTaggataattttaatttttgtatttaacaattagatttattttgagtttaaaattttatgaagtgtatttaattttatgaaatccAGTGTCGCCTTAGGTAAGATATTTTAAGAATTCAAAGTTTTTGAATATCAAACACTCAAACAACTTAAAATGACTGAAAAATGACATCAATTGGGATTATTTGTCaaaagtaaaatcataaaaaaaattaaatgttacaAACTATAAACTTTAAAgggtttaattgaattttagcCGGCCCATCTAACAAAAGTTTGTTGGGCAGGCTACGGTAGCCTATTGGGCCCCAATTTGAAAGCCGATTTAGGCCCATTATCCAATCATGAATCAGTGCAAAAATCTTCCTTTGTTTTGATACCCAATCTTCACTTCAGCGTTGGAATagcaaaataataacaattaaataaaCAACTTTAACAAATCTTTTccatcaaatttttaaaaaataatttacctgaaaaatttaaaaccaccATACACAATGGGAGGACGTAttggtaatttaattttttgatgtataaaaaataattataaacgTCGAcattaaaaatatgagaaaattcgaacccttatttataaataatttatttatgtttacatGAATATATTCATGGCAAGTTAATACATTCTATTAGTCAAGACTTGAATGCCTTGCCAATTTagttaaattatgtgatttatttttttaattctgcctataaattcttatttatttataatatatatctcataatctcaaataaaaaaattacaataaataactaataattaaagtaaagcGACATGACATGAATGACTTATTTCATAATTATCATCTCCACAAGAAAGTGTTATTAATTGATGGCCACAAATGTGATTGTGGTAGACAAAACACAAGGGCATTAATGATGACACATTTGATCAAAGTGGGATCGAATATTCTATTTCCAAGTCAATAAGGATGTTGCCTTGCAATCCAATGAAACTCACCACAGAATCAAGTCAAACCATTGCTAGTTACTAGAGAATGACAATATTGTAGCatctttaatttcttaattatagATTCTATTTGTATCTTTCTTCATCTCACTCAAATACCCACTTAAAAATGTTGTTGATAGGTAGTTTTCTCCGACTCgagaaaaaatgatttaaaattttattatatcttaaattaaacataattttaaggATTATAGTATATTCATCTCTTATCATAATAAAGTCAATGAGATTTtatattaatgttaaaatatgtAATGTATCAACGTTAAATAAGATTTCATACGTACTGTATCAAACTAATGAGATTTCACATTTATGTTGATATATGcaattttttaatacaattcAAAGAATTTTTATGAGT
The sequence above is a segment of the Diospyros lotus cultivar Yz01 chromosome 7, ASM1463336v1, whole genome shotgun sequence genome. Coding sequences within it:
- the LOC127806940 gene encoding beta-glucuronosyltransferase GlcAT14B-like, which encodes MEGANHKAQKKRNWFLPLVFSLLISIILIILSLFASAYPFRQLPNETPKPPLFVESKLHVSPSLVNPIPRLAYLISGSKGDCESLKRTLRALYHPLNQYVVHLDLEASAEERLELVKFVRDEALFERVGNVRVVLRSNLVTYRGPTMVSNTLHAAAILLKEGGEWDWFINLSASDYPLVTQDDMLHTLSTIPRDLNFIEHTSDIGWKEFHRAKPVIIDPGLYSLQKSDVFWVTEKRSLPTAYKLFTGSAWMMLSRPFIEFCIWGWDNLPRVVLMYYANFLSSPEGYFHTVICNADEFRNTTVNHDLHFISWDNPPKQHPHFLTVVDYQRMLDSNAPFARKFGRNEAALDKIDSELLGRSPDGFVPGSWFDKGGTNTTDPNYIVANITELKPGPGAERIRKLITGLLSAKDFDANHCI